The segment acacacatttcgtgaacacattctcacggacgagttacaagcacatgtaaacataagaacgacaacagatacagaatataattttcataacaagggtaaaacttcccatatAAGGCCCCTTTTGATGAATAGCTATTCTATGGTATGCAAGTGACTTAAGGTCACAAGGTTACTACCAGCAGGTAGCATAGTGCTGTcggtagtatatatatataatgtaaatgTAACAGTTCATGAAAGTGAAATCtagtcattttatattttaattagcagaaaaaggtcaagatctatattacatataatatatatatatatgatatagcATCATATAGAATTTAATACATCTAAGATTTACTACatgaggagagagagacagcaaAAGGCATAGATTTGTTGTTCGGATTACAGCGTACTGAGGGTTGCATGGCATAGATTTGTATAGCTCTACAACATTAGAACTTAGGCTTTAGCAATATTTCTGACAGCACATTTGTAGATGATGGGATGATCTTCATAGTTTTATCAAATTCTCCTTTCTTATTTTTTGGACTCATTTACCTTTATAAAGCGGGTTTATTAAATCTAGTTGTGTCATAATTATGAAAGACAGACATGAATGAGGGGTCCTTCAGTCACAGATGGTGATCACATAATACATGTATAGAAAAAAGGCTGAAAATTCTGGAGCGTCTGGTGATTACAAATGCAGAACTTGTGAGCATGAATGTGCATCAAGAACTGGCCTTTTAAATATCAAGAACTGGCCTTTTAAATCACAttagaagttgcaaagggaaaagatcctCTCTCGAGACTTAAAATGTCacaaattttatttctgttgtaaaaatacaaatatacatatacacGTTGCTTAATATAGTGTActgcaattttttgtttaaattaaacttttttcatttatttcaacAATTGAAAATATCACAACACTAATATAAAGTAATACTCAAATTAGGTTTGCAATAAGTAAaagtttgtaacattgtttttatCCTAAACTTAATTTATTGCAGTTTTATGGGGTGTTGGTGTTGAGTATGTTTTCCATGGAGCATTGTTTGGAATATATTATTTGTAAGTATTGCTACCAATGTATGCCATGTTTTAGAACTTTGTGCTCTATGTTATTTGAGAAGACTAATACATTTCAGTTTCTGTTTAGTTCTTAGATATTGTTTTGTGAGTTTATCTAccacttaaaaatgtatatttttttaaattttcagaatCATTGCTATTGTTGTCTCATTTCTTGaagttgtttttctcttaaaccATGTTGTGGAGCTATGTGTCAGGTGAGAGTCTCACAATAAAGTTAAAATTAGCCTTCGAAGGCCTCTAGTCAATAGTAAATATACAGAACTCAACTCATTTAGGGGTAATATGGTTTCATGTTAGTATGAACATCCTTAGctattatcataattatttatatttgattaATTTCATATGTTGTGATTGGTTGTTTTCCTTTTGAAAAGACATACTCatacttaataattaaaaaaaatagattcccTTAATATCATCAACTTTAAAATAGCTACACATCTTAAGACTGACCATGTAGCAAAAATTTCCAGACGTTTGGAAATCTATAGCtaaagattttttaacacttaaaaaaaaaaacattttgactattttggtctttttttttcttcatagaCAAACCAGCCTGTTTATGAGAATGTGGGACATTGTTTTGTGTTTAGATGACTGGAAGAAAGGGGGTCTCTATTTTGTGGTGTTTTCACCACCTTGTTTTGTAAAACCAGCAGAAGTTGAGTTAGGCATTCCTGCAGGTATTTTCATCCAGCCTTTTTTTTCTAgtcaaatgtttatttattaaacattattcaattgattttttttttacctggaaTTAAATATTTCTATACATGGATCTGAGAAATTGAAGTTTGTAATGCATGTGCAAAATGAGTCTTTGCTTGCTTGGAGGgacataatacaaaaaaattaaagtaatcctaatgaaacattaaagtttgttaaaaacatattaaactCTAAGTAAGGCAGAGACCTCTGACATGTGCACAGGAAATAATTTAGTCAATTTTTTAGCCTATTATGTAGCAGCAAATAAAGGCCAATGTTGGAGCTAAAGTCTCCTCTTAGCACACTGATATTAAAACCACTCTTTTTAGTCAGCACCAACATCCCACAGCAACCCTAGAGTTAAGACCTTATCCTGAATCAACAAAAGCCCAATCCTTAATTGGCACCTTGTTTCTCAGCTTCTTCAACCAAGTCCAATATcttacaaagaaatgtttttttccttagctatctaacaactttttttttactttttccttTTCAGGCTGTTTGTTAATAGTTACAGGCATCCTGTATAtgttgaaaactttaaaaaccaAACGTGATGAGGAAAAAGAAGATAGAATGTTACCTAACACTCCTTATGACAGGTAGTCAGCTTCAGTAcaagtttacttttataaaatatttttttaaaaaaggctatATACCCTCCTTGACATTCTGTTAACAACTGCATATTACAACAAAGTAATATGGGCTTTGATAACCTGATTATCAGATGCTTTTCTTTAAGATGAATTTTATGGGTTTGAATCATGGTAGAGATGGGGATTTTCTCTCCATGTTTTTGATGATATTTCTGAGTTCACACCCATAGCTTGATTGGTTAACTGACATCtgtttggtcattgtgttggtcCCGAAAAAAACTATTGACTAATGAAATGGCTGAACTTTTGTTTATCTTCTCCATAGTAGTTAAAGTCTTGATTTGTTCACTTCATTGTATTTGTTTGTACATATTGTCTTCCTACTATTGAATTGAAAGTTTCTCAGAGCTGAATGGTGAAGCAGTatgtagaaataaatattaaaatattgtcttCAAGAGATGCTGCTGCATTATGATAGTCTAATCCTAGTTTAACATTCTACAGGTTTGAGGATGATCAGGAATACATTGAAGATGACATCATCAACCCTACCAACAATCTTAGTGTGGGCATGACTAGTGTGGCTGATCAATCAGAGATATTGGACTTGTAGCAGTACAAGTGTGTACTTAGAGACATGGTTAAAGTGGTTCTGTTTCAGCTGATAAGTGCATTGGAGATTGTATTGCTAAAAGTGCCTACAGTATTGTCATTTTTTCTTGaattcttaaaaacaaaaacaaaattcctaagatatctcttttattgtgtgtttgtagattttatatcaaatcatatatgcatttttgtgtgtaatagTTACTATAttagttttttaatatttgaataCATGGCTTTTGTGATCTTAATGAAGCAGCACTAGTTCTTACCTTTATGATTGATGGTATTGAAATTACTGTAGGGTATGCTctataaaattgattttaattatttagtcATGCAAGATCTATTTTAGTAATTGTTTCTAATGtaaacttttataataatatatgtactatagttaatttaaaactattatatAAATAGTACTAATCGCCATATCTATAATTATAGCCTAtgcattgtttttgttaagcatTTTACACTGAAACTTTTGTTGAtgcatatttaaaaatgttattgctaATTCATtctgttaaattattttatacgTATCTACTGTATTGGGAATCTCagagaattatttatttttttttgctaaaattgTTAAAACAAATGATATTCATGTCTTCCTTTATTATTTCTTCATAATTTTCCAACCTAatagattctttaaaaaattaactgaaGCATTTTCTTTCCACATATTAAGGTgatcaaataatatttttttttttgtaatgtaatattttaataaatgtaaacaaaaaaataattaaataagctGAAACAGTATATTTTGTTCTTCAGGCCATTATTCAGTTGTTCTACATGGGAAGAGGTAGGGCAAAAGTCCTAAATTCATTCTTTCTGCTACAGTTTTAAATGCTACCATGAATTGTGTTAATGTCGTACTTGGCAGTTTAATTTTAGATACATCTCTTTCATTTTTGCTATAAGTTAACAAATAGTGCTTTCAACAGTATTTCACATGATAACAAATGCAATCATCATGCTTATAAGAAAGATTATTCTGTTATCATTGAAATGAAATTTTGATCATATCCTGTGAGCATAGATATATCTATGTTCatggttttatttattcatttttttaaaatttagactAAAAAGGCAATGTCTTCTCTTTTTAAGGTGAAGGAAGAGTGCAGAATTTTACATGGTTATTGTAGCTTTCATTCTATTTCCAATAGAAGCATGATACATTGtaagagacaggaagaagatTCTGTTAACCTTACATAAGATAGAGAAACACTTGACCAAAGTTTTTACTGTCCAGCACAGCTGGTAG is part of the Biomphalaria glabrata chromosome 2, xgBioGlab47.1, whole genome shotgun sequence genome and harbors:
- the LOC106067399 gene encoding transmembrane protein 72-like, producing MENSREECCWKSLVVACRVLGIITALVLWGVGVEYVFHGALFGIYYLIIAIVVSFLEVVFLLNHVVELCVRQTSLFMRMWDIVLCLDDWKKGGLYFVVFSPPCFVKPAEVELGIPAGCLLIVTGILYMLKTLKTKRDEEKEDRMLPNTPYDRFEDDQEYIEDDIINPTNNLSVGMTSVADQSEILDL